One genomic region from Colletotrichum lupini chromosome 7, complete sequence encodes:
- a CDS encoding bax Inhibitor family protein, with the protein MSFSITLRQGPARLAQRLPQLSQPFRTTATRAFHQASSKSRPTASVATAARNALLRGSSRTYMQQAAPGVQGQASPLRKLLVGGAIFGGTLVAINVVFNRETRDDGGMPVYEREYLNDTFLHTGLGVGIIALSARQMIQSGFVYRLMVTNPWVVGIGGLALSFGTMYGTRAISPDNYIPKYAMWAAFNATQAAMIAPLLTMVPGALLARAGLYTVAMMGSLSIVGATAKQDKYLYIGGPLLAGLGVVVASSFAPMLLPVTAVRTLALTESISLYGGLAVFGGFTLYDVQKILHHARLAERGIIRKDAVNESIALELDFINIFVRMVQILMMQQNRRK; encoded by the exons ATGTCATTCAGCATCACACTCCGCCAAGGGCCTGCGCGCCTGGCGCAGCGTCTCCCGCAACTATCTCAACCCTTCCGCACAACCGCCACCAGAGCCTTCCACCAGGCCTCGTCAAAGTCAAGACCGACCGCCTCCGTCGCGACCGCCGCCCGCAATGCCCTCCTCCGCGGCTCCTCGAGAACCTATATGCAGCAGGCCGCACCTGGCGTCCAGGGTCAGGCGAGCCCCCTCCGCAAGCTGTTGGTCGGCGGCGCCATCTTTGGCGGTACCCTCGTCGCTATCAACGTCGTCTTCAACCGCGAGACCCGCGATGACGGCGGCATGCCCGTTTACGAGCGCGAGTACCTCAACGACACCTTCCTTCACACCGGTTTGGGCGTCGGTATCATTGCCCTCAGCGCGCGCCAGATGATCCAGTCTGGTTTCGTCTACAGGTTGATGGTGACGAACCCATGGGTCGTTGGTATCGGTGGTCTTGCTCTCAGCTTCGGTACCATGTACGGTACCCGTGCCATTTCTCCTGACAA CTACATCCCCAAGTACGCCATGTGGGCCGCCTTCAACGCAACCCAGGCCGCCATGATCGCCCCCCTCCTGACAATGGTCCCCGGCGCCCTCCTCGCCCGCGCAGGTCTCTACACCGTCGCCATGATGGGCTCCCTCTCCATCGTCGGTGCCACCGCCAAGCAGGACAAGTACCTCTACATCGGTGGTCCCCTCCTCGCCGGCCTcggcgtcgtcgtcgcctCCAGCTTCGCGCCCATGCTGCTGCCGGTCACCGCCGTCCGCACCCTCGCCCTGACCGAGAGCATCTCGCTGTACGGCGGTCTCGCCGTCTTTGGCGGCTTCACCCTCTACGACGTCCAGAAGATCCTGCACCACGCCCGTCTTGCTGAGCGCGGCATCATTCGCAAGGATGCTGTCAACGAGAGCATTGCGCTTGAGCTTGACTTTATCAACATCTTTGTCCGCATGGTGCAGATTCTGATGATGCAGCAGAACCGCAGGAAGTAA
- a CDS encoding peptide methionine sulfoxide reductase, translating to MSITPPAPVSLPEGAQKATIAAGCFWGVEHLYRKHFASKGLIDARVGYIGGDLSNPTYRAVCGGDTGHAEALQVVFKPEEVSYRQLLEFFYKMHDPTTANRQGPDTGPQYRSAIFYHDEEQEKIAKEVTRLANEQWYKGAIKTQVAPAGQWWDAEAYHQLYLDNNPGGYECPSHFLRTFPPLEG from the coding sequence aTGTCAATCACGCCCCCCGCCCCCGTCTCCCTCCCGGAAGGCGCCCAAAAAGCCACCATCGCAGCAGGCTGCTTCTGGGGCGTGGAACACCTCTACCGCAAACACTTCGCCTCCAAGGGCCTCATCGACGCCCGCGTAGGCTACATCGGCGGCGACCTCTCCAACCCGACCTACCGCGCCGTCTGCGGCGGCGACACGGGCCACGCCGAGGCCCTGCAGGTCGTCTTCAAGCCCGAAGAGGTGAGCTACCGCCAGCTCCTCGAGTTCTTCTACAAGATGCACGATCCCACGACGGCGAACCGCCAGGGTCCCGACACGGGTCCGCAGTACCGGAGCGCGATTTTCTACCACGATGAGGAGCAGGAGAAGATCGCCAAGGAGGTTACGCGGTTGGCGAATGAGCAGTGGTACAAGGGGGCTATCAAGACGCAGGTTGCGCCGGCGGGACAGTGGTGGGATGCGGAGGCGTATCACCAGCTGTATTTGGATAACAACCCAGGCGGGTATGAGTGTCCCAGTCACTTCTTGAGGACGTTTCCCCCGCTTGAGGGATGA
- a CDS encoding acetoin reductase — translation MSGLAGATRAAAQASRVAIVTGSSRGIGRAIALRIARDGYDVCINDIAANEAGSHDIAKQIRDLGRRVVVATADVRKLSEVQAMIDKTVGELGPLNTMIANAGIAQVKPLLDLTEEEFENMFRVNVFGVQNCYQAAAKQLIKQGNCKPESPGKIIGCSSIVGFKPFALLSHYSASKWAVRGLTQASAMEYAEHNITVNAYAPGIVGTAMWDLIDEKLGEKTGAKKGDTIKKYTNELIAQKRTSVPEDVAKLVSFLAGPDSDHVTGQTQIVDGGIIYT, via the exons ATGAGCGGACTTGCAGGAGCAACCAGAGCTGCGGCTCAAGCTAG CCGCGTCGCCATCGTGACGGGCTCCTCACGGGGGATAGGCCGCGCCATCGCCCTCCGCATCGCCCGCGACGGCTACGACGTCTGCATAAACGACATCGCCGCCAACGAGGCCGGCTCTCACGACATCGCCAAGCAGATCCGCGACCTCGGTCGCCGCGTCGTCGTTGCTACGGCTGATGTGAGGAAGCTGAGTGAGGTGCAGGCCATGATTGACAAGACTGTTGGCGAGCTCGGGCCGTTGAACACCAT GATCGCGAATGCGGGCATTGCGCAGGTCAAGCCACTCCTTGACCTCACCGAGGAAGAATTCGAAAACATGTTCCGCGTCAACGTCTTTGGCGTACAGAACTGCTACCAAGCCGCCGCGAAACAATTGATCAAGCAGGGCAACTGCAAGCCCGAAAGCCCCGGAAAGATCATCGGC TGCTCCTCCATAGTAGGCTTCAAACCCTTCGCCCTGCTCTCGCACTACTCAGCCTCCAAATGGGCCGTCCGCGGCCTCACCCAGGCCTCGGCCATGGAATACGCAGAGCACAACATCACCGTCAACGCCTACGCGCCCGGCATCGTCGGCACGGCCATGTGGGACCTGATTGACGAGAAGCTGGGCGAGAAGACGGGCGCGAAGAAGGGGGACACCATCAAGAAGTACACGAACGAGCTGATTGCGCAGAAGCGGACGAGCGTGCCGGAGGATGTGGCGAAGCTGGTGAGCTTTTTGGCGGGGCCGGATAGTGATCATGTTACGGGGCAGACGCAGATTGTTGATGGCGGGATTATTTACACTTGA
- a CDS encoding pectate lyase, which yields MQTKVFVSALLAGMATAQTLNIPTRSGSIVSLSAPSTISGSKDYANKEFDRGRACDTDADTGSDSAVFILENGATLSNVIIGANQLEGVHCKGACTLKNVWFRDVCEDAISALGTGDVLIQGGGAQNAVDKVVQHNGRGTVTIDGFTVVTAGKLYRGCGDCTNNGGPRNVIVKNVKAKSVKELVGINSNYGDVATISNTCGSSVSKVCQEYKGVSKGSGESSKVSTTANCKGQTSLSAC from the exons ATGCAGACCAAGGTTTTCGTCTCCGCCCTCCTGGCTGGCATGGCCACCGCCCAGACTCTCAACATTCCCACTCGCAGCGGTTCCATCGTCTCCCTCTCCGCGCCCTCCACGATCTCGGGCTCCAAGGACTACGCCAACAAGGAGTTCGACCGTGGCCGTGCCTGCGACACTGACGCCGACACTGGCAGTGACTCCGCCGTCTTCATTCTCGAGAACGGCGCCACTCTGAGCAACGTCATTATTGGCGCCAACCAGCTCGAGGGTGTCCACTGCAAGGGTGCCTGCACTCTCAAGAACGTCTGGTTCCGTGACGTCTGCGAGG ATGCAATCTCCGCTCTTGGCACCGGTGATGTCCTCATCCAGGGCGGTGGCGCCCAGAACGCCGTCGACAAGGTCGTCCAGCACAACGGCCGCGGCACCGTCACCATCGACGGATTCACCGTCGTCACCGCCGGCAAGCTCTACCGCGGCTGCGGCGACTGCACCAACAACGGCGGCCCCCGCAACGTCATCGTCAAGAACGTCAAGGCCAAGAGCGTCAAGGAGCTCGTCGGCATCAACTCCAACTACGGCGATGTCGCCACCATCTCCAACACTTGCGGCTCCAGCGTCTCCAAGGTCTGCCAGGAGTACAAGGGTGTCTCCAAGGGTAGCGGCGAGAGCTCCAAGGTCAGCACCACCGCCAACTGCAAGGGCCAGACTTCTTTGTCTGCTTGCTAA